A window of Rhododendron vialii isolate Sample 1 chromosome 13a, ASM3025357v1 contains these coding sequences:
- the LOC131313038 gene encoding phosphatidylserine decarboxylase proenzyme 2-like, producing MIHLTLCFHEGTGHQVMAERFLTDKRASYGRRIIRQATHLMEGSSSGNNRSGDPNFGIFCYCGEPTTLRKSGTQKNPGRRFFGCANYKVEGSSDCGFFC from the exons ATGATCCACTTGACCCTTTGTTTTCATGAAGGGACCGGACACCAGGTTATGGCTGAGAGATTCTTGACTGATAAACGGGCTTCATATGG GAGGAGAATCATAAGACAAGCAACCCATTTAATGGAAGGAAGTAGTTCGGGTAACAATAGAAGTGGTGATCCCAATTTTGGGATCTTTTGTTATTGCGGAGAACCAACAACATTGAGGAAATCTGGAACACAAAAGAACCCAGGTCGAAGGTTCTTCGGATGTGCAAATTATAAG GTCGAAGGTTCTTcagattgtggttttttttgCTAG
- the LOC131313037 gene encoding vicilin-like seed storage protein At2g18540 has translation MKREEERRRRRTTSRTNQPRTNDEERRGGEERRRSTGERGQTTKNEEEKKKNEEVRLENVIEPNKVSLSLSSPFD, from the exons atgaagagagaagaagaacgGAGACGAAGACGAACGACGTCCCGCACCAACCAgccaag gacgaacgacgaagaacgaagaggaggagaagaacGAAGGAGATCGACTGGAGAACGAG gacaaacgacgaagaacgaagaggagaagaagaagaacgaagaagTTCGACTGGAGAACGTGATTGAACCAAataaggtatctctctctctctcttcaccgTTTGACTGA
- the LOC131313924 gene encoding uncharacterized protein LOC131313924, which yields MALVQKYGKPDLFLTMTCNVNWPEIHNKLLPGQAPSDRLDLVARVFMSKFEEFKDDILNKHGFGKVTTYVYVIENQKRGLPHAHILLILDENDKLKTPDDYDSVIRAKTPDIETEPELYNAVVNHMIHGPCGSCNANCPCMKNGVCKKKFPKKFANVTTMGDDSYPVYRRRPPRPSDNGERTAIDNNWVVPYNPWLILKYNCHINVEICSNIISVKYLYKYVYKGPDRVSLEVRPASNYDEIQQFIDARWVCAPKAVWKIFKFPMTRMYPSVECL from the coding sequence ATGGCTTTGGTTCAAAAGTATGGTAAACCAGATCTTTTTCTCACCATGACATGCAATGTTAATTGGCCTGAAATCCATAATAAGTTGTTGCCCGGACAAGCCCCAAGTGATCGTCTTGATTTAGTTGCTAGAGTGTTCATGTCTAAATTTGAAGAGTTTAAGGATGACATTCTCAACAAACATGGTtttggtaaagtaacaacgtatGTTTACGTTATTGAGAACCAAAAGAGAGGATTACCCCATGCGCATATTCTTCTTATCCTAGATGAGAATGACAAGCTGAAAACTCCTGATGATTACGATAGTGTTATCAGAGCTAAGACCCCAGATATAGAAACAGAACCCGAACTTTATAATGCTGTAGTGAATCATATGATACATGGTCCATGTGGTTCGTGCAATGCCAATTGTCCTTGCATGAAAAATGGAGTGTGCAAAAAGAAATTCCCCAAAAAATTTGCAAATGTCACCACTATGGGTGATGATTCCTATCCAGTTTATCGAAGACGACCGCCAAGACCTTCAGACAATGGTGAGAGAACTGCAATTGACAACAATTGGGTCGTACCTTACAATCCATGGCTCATTCTAAAGTACAATTGTCACATTAATGTTGAAATTTGTAGCAACATTATCAGTGTGAAGTATTTGTACAAGTATGTGTACAAGGGTCCTGATCGAGTATCTCTTGAAGTGCGTCCAGCCTCAAATTATGATGAGATACAACAGTTTATAGATGCAAGATGGGTTTGTGCTCCTAAAGCAGTATGGAAGATATTCAAGTTTCCCATGACTCGGATGTATCCATCTGTGGAGTGCTTATAG